The Nitrospira sp. sequence ATGAGGGAACCATCCTCAAGACATCGCTCAGCAAAGAGCAGGAAGAAAAGCTGCGCGTGGCCCTCACACACCACCACGATCAAAAAACAATCAGCAAAGGGTAGTGGAAGGCTCGGGGAATTGGGCAGGGAGTGTGATTTTCGGGTAATTGATTATAAGACTGGATCACCGCCATGTGGGTTAAGATGATGGGCTGGGGCGCTGGTCACGGATAAGACGCTCGACGGGATAGCCGAACCTTCGCGCCAGTTGCACGAGCTTCCGGTAGTTGTCGTCGTCGATTCTCGGCGCACGGGCTAGAATCCACATATATCGACGATCAGGCGTACCCACCAACGCGGTGCGATACTCGGGATCGAGATCGAGAATCCAGTAATTCCCCTCGCGGGACGATCCAAACAGCCGCGCAAACCAGTTGTCGAATACCACCATGAGCCGTGCATTCGTCTGGGTATCCACCACGGTTGCTACACCCTCCGCCGTGTCCAGCCTGCCGCCGTCGGTGACGCATTCGTTGTGCACCCCAACCCGTCCATCCGATCGAACCGTGTAGACCGCTTTTGAATCCACGCAATGTCGTTGGAACCACATCGGTAACCGCGCGATCTCATACCACGTTCCGGCATAACGACCCAGATCGACTGAAGGCACCGTGTGGAGACTTTCTTCCGACTCAATTCCTGCGCAACCGCCGAGCAACCCGTTCAGCAGCACAACAATGAACCAGAGGTTTACGCGTGAACTCGTCTGATTGCAGAACCGCACGGTTACCTCACAAGGATGTGCTCCGGAACAACTCGGTAAAGACATAACCGGGTCGCAATGATTTAAGTCGCGTCAGACCGGAACTGTGTTTCGCTCCTCTGCTTGCCGTCTAAGAGACAGCTGACGTTCATATCTCCCATAACATTGATCGCAGTGCGACAGCGATCGAGAAACCAATCCACTGTCAGCAGCACAGGAATGTATTCCACGGGGAGACCGACGGCAGTAAAGACCATGGTCATGGTCACCAACCCCGCTTCCGGGATGCCGGCGGCGCCTACTGAAGCGATGATACTCGTGAGGACGACCATCAGCTGCTGCTGAACGCTTAGATCCATCCCGATCATCTGCGCGATGAAGAGGGCCGCCATCGCCTCGTACAGCGCCGTGCCGTCGTTGTTGAAATTCGCGCCGACCAGCGCGCCCATGCTGGCGGACTGCTCGCGTAATCCCACGCGATCTTTGAGCGCGGCATACGTCACCGGCATCGTCGCCGTCGAACTGGCCGTGGAAAAGGCCATGACCAGCGCATCGCGGCCGCCGCGCAACAACGCCCCGGGAGACACCCACGACCCGAAGCGTACGCGAACGAGGTAATACGTCGCCTGGATCGCCAGCGCGAGCAACACGCTGAGCACGAAGATGCCAAGCGCCTTGAACGGCGCGAAGCCCTCCGTTCCCACGATGCTGGCCACGATGCCGAAGACGGCGAACGGCACGAGCGCGATGATCCAATGCAAAATCTTGATCAGCGATTCCAGGAAGAGTTCAACCAGGTGCCCTACCGTGCCGAGGGGACGGTGGCGTTCCTTGCGCAAGGCCATCCCAAACGCCACGGCAATGAAGATGACCCCGATCACCTTGCCGTCGTCGGCGAGCGGCCCGAGCAGACTCTTGGGCACGTTCTCCAAGAAGGTCGCCAGCGGATTGGCAGCCTTGGCGGTTTCCTCATGCGGGGCCGGCGGCGTAATACCTGCCCCATGCCCGGGTTGAATCACGTTGGCAACTGTCAGCCCAACGGTAATGGCGACCAACGTATTCAGTAACAACAAGCGGGGAAGGCGAGCCGCGAGTGGACCGCCGAGGTGAGTCGTCATGAACGTGTGCACAATCGCCGCAAGAATCAGCGCCGGCGCGAGCGCGCCAAGCAGGCGTAAGACAAGCCTGCCGGGCACCGCGAGAACAGCCGCCTCGCTCCCCAGCGCCAGGCCCGCTATCACGCCGAGCACCAAGGCCATCACAATGCGCGCATAGAGCGGAATGCTCTCCCACCGCGCAATTAGGCCATTGCTCGGCGTAGTGGTCGATGGTTCTACCGAGGTCTGTTCATCCACTCGCTGGAAATCCCTTTCTTCCATCCATGGTCGCGAGACGAGAAGAGATCGCCGAATGTATCACAAGGGGGGTGACCGATGAGTTTCGATGAACCGTGCGAGGAAGATGGTGAGCGCAGTCGGCTCACTTGTCACCTTCCTAGAGATTGTTGACCCTCCGGTTGGAAAGTATGCTGTTTCAATTGGACGATAAGATAGAGCACGATGACCAGATTCAGCAGCAGCACACCGACGCGAAGCACCGACACCCGGTCGAGCACTTCGTAGAGCTCGAACGGCAACAGCAGACTCGTCGAGATGACCGTCAGATACGCGGCCCAAGAGCGCTCCAGCCACAGCCCGACTCCTTCCAACAACAGCATCGCTGCATAACCCAGACTGACAAGTCCGGCCATGAGGACGCTGTGCGGCTGCAACGCATCGACTTTCAGCACCAGCGCATGAATGATCCGTGAGTCGGCATTCAAATGCAGCGCTTCGATCAAACGCGAGAACAGCGTCGCAATCTCCGCATGCATTAATTTCAATAAGCCCAACCCAACGACGACCAACAGCACGCCCTTCACGAGCTTGAACACGGCGATCGCGGCGAGACCGGTCTGGTGAAAGCGCGTCGTCATCGAGTGAAGAGAAGACTATCTCCCAAGAAGAGAAAGCAACTATGGTGGACGGTACCGTTGTAGGCCTCGGATGTGAAGCGACTGAAGGATTGAATGGCCAGGAAATACTCCCAACCCTTTTTCATTCGCCTCCGTCGCGTCACGTAAGAAAAATGGTGAGACTAAACCAGGTCATCCACAATGATGCACTCAATCTCTTTGACGCGCTGTAATCCACGATCATTCCCGTAAAAACGCGCGGCTTTGTGGCCGATGGCAGTCGCCAGTTGTATGGCATCAGGCGTGCTGAGACGGTAGTTGGCACGCAACTCAGCCGCTCGATCAGCCAGATTCATCGTCAACGGGACCCACTCGATCTTGGGGTAGGTGCTGGTCAGGGCAAAAATCTTTTGTGCCAATTCATCCTTCTGGCCACGATAGGGCTGAACCAACAGTTCCAGAAGCGTCACCGTCG is a genomic window containing:
- a CDS encoding lipocalin family protein; translation: MSLPSCSGAHPCEVTVRFCNQTSSRVNLWFIVVLLNGLLGGCAGIESEESLHTVPSVDLGRYAGTWYEIARLPMWFQRHCVDSKAVYTVRSDGRVGVHNECVTDGGRLDTAEGVATVVDTQTNARLMVVFDNWFARLFGSSREGNYWILDLDPEYRTALVGTPDRRYMWILARAPRIDDDNYRKLVQLARRFGYPVERLIRDQRPSPSS
- a CDS encoding dicarboxylate/amino acid:cation symporter; translation: MEERDFQRVDEQTSVEPSTTTPSNGLIARWESIPLYARIVMALVLGVIAGLALGSEAAVLAVPGRLVLRLLGALAPALILAAIVHTFMTTHLGGPLAARLPRLLLLNTLVAITVGLTVANVIQPGHGAGITPPAPHEETAKAANPLATFLENVPKSLLGPLADDGKVIGVIFIAVAFGMALRKERHRPLGTVGHLVELFLESLIKILHWIIALVPFAVFGIVASIVGTEGFAPFKALGIFVLSVLLALAIQATYYLVRVRFGSWVSPGALLRGGRDALVMAFSTASSTATMPVTYAALKDRVGLREQSASMGALVGANFNNDGTALYEAMAALFIAQMIGMDLSVQQQLMVVLTSIIASVGAAGIPEAGLVTMTMVFTAVGLPVEYIPVLLTVDWFLDRCRTAINVMGDMNVSCLLDGKQRSETQFRSDAT
- a CDS encoding DUF2127 domain-containing protein, whose amino-acid sequence is MTTRFHQTGLAAIAVFKLVKGVLLVVVGLGLLKLMHAEIATLFSRLIEALHLNADSRIIHALVLKVDALQPHSVLMAGLVSLGYAAMLLLEGVGLWLERSWAAYLTVISTSLLLPFELYEVLDRVSVLRVGVLLLNLVIVLYLIVQLKQHTFQPEGQQSLGR
- a CDS encoding PIN domain-containing protein, with protein sequence MVGPFSSQGLPVQRQRIGLDTNVFIYLLEDHPRYGAWCAALFELIERGQNAAVTSTVTLLELLVQPYRGQKDELAQKIFALTSTYPKIEWVPLTMNLADRAAELRANYRLSTPDAIQLATAIGHKAARFYGNDRGLQRVKEIECIIVDDLV